From Pseudomonas alcaligenes, a single genomic window includes:
- a CDS encoding MFS transporter permease → MDNLYKTPEAPLLDGSTPSRGAFFVTSTRKMAILYIATLGLYTLYWGYKQWDSQRLSMQPKHIMPVWRSIFIVFFMHSLSRRICERLHKQGMVGESGSGAATLFVFLVVVSSVLSSVTSRSDLPAILDVLAMVLQLASLLPMLNIQRLANLASDDPDGASNDSLSGSNIGFIIVGGLFWLLYLLGLAMLLSGTA, encoded by the coding sequence ATGGACAACCTCTACAAGACCCCCGAAGCTCCCCTGCTCGACGGCAGCACGCCCAGCCGCGGCGCCTTCTTCGTCACCTCGACGCGCAAGATGGCCATCCTCTATATCGCCACCCTCGGCCTGTATACCCTCTACTGGGGCTACAAGCAGTGGGACAGCCAGCGCCTGAGCATGCAGCCCAAGCACATCATGCCGGTGTGGCGTTCGATCTTCATCGTGTTCTTCATGCACAGCCTGTCGCGGCGCATCTGCGAGCGCCTGCACAAGCAGGGCATGGTAGGCGAAAGCGGCAGCGGCGCCGCCACCCTGTTCGTCTTCCTGGTGGTGGTCAGCAGCGTGCTCAGCAGCGTCACCTCGCGCAGCGATCTGCCGGCCATCCTCGATGTCCTGGCCATGGTTCTGCAGCTCGCCTCGCTGCTGCCGATGCTGAACATCCAGCGCCTAGCCAACCTGGCCAGCGACGACCCGGACGGCGCCAGCAACGACAGCCTGTCCGGCAGCAATATCGGCTTCATCATCGTCGGCGGCCTGTTCTGGCTGCTCTATCTGCTCGGCCTGGCCATGCTCCTCAGCGGCACCGCCTGA
- a CDS encoding ABC transporter substrate-binding protein encodes MRLPLLALLLLCAAALAEERPLRFSVTESWAMPMMQIEHGQATAGILYDLQMRLAEKVGRRAELMVMPRLRVQQMLVRGEIDVRCYVNPAWLSESHYQYIWSVPFMIQPDVLVRRANDQPVPVEQAQGALVGTVLGFIYPKLEPLFASGHLRRDDARTQALALEKLEANRYRYAVSNDLALQWYNRRQPPARQLQEAGELSADLVACIVRDAPDVPTMQLLRALVQMSNDGEFTAILAKYR; translated from the coding sequence ATGCGCCTGCCGCTTCTCGCCCTCCTGCTGCTGTGTGCCGCCGCCCTTGCCGAAGAGCGGCCACTGCGTTTCTCGGTGACCGAGAGCTGGGCCATGCCGATGATGCAGATCGAGCACGGCCAGGCCACTGCCGGCATCCTCTACGACCTGCAGATGCGCCTGGCGGAGAAAGTCGGCCGGCGCGCCGAACTGATGGTGATGCCACGCCTGCGCGTGCAGCAGATGCTGGTACGCGGCGAGATCGACGTGCGCTGCTACGTCAACCCGGCCTGGCTCAGCGAGTCGCACTACCAGTACATCTGGAGCGTGCCGTTCATGATCCAGCCCGACGTGCTGGTGCGCCGCGCCAACGACCAGCCAGTGCCCGTCGAGCAGGCCCAGGGCGCCCTGGTCGGCACCGTGCTGGGCTTCATCTACCCGAAGCTGGAGCCGCTGTTCGCCAGCGGCCACCTGCGTCGCGACGATGCCCGTACCCAGGCACTGGCGCTGGAAAAGCTGGAAGCCAACCGCTACCGCTATGCGGTGAGCAACGACCTGGCCCTGCAGTGGTACAACCGCCGCCAGCCGCCCGCGCGCCAGCTGCAGGAGGCCGGCGAGCTGAGCGCCGACCTGGTCGCCTGCATCGTCCGCGACGCCCCGGATGTGCCGACCATGCAGCTGCTGCGCGCCCTGGTGCAGATGAGCAACGACGGCGAGTTCACCGCCATCCTCGCCAAGTACCGCTGA
- a CDS encoding DUF1326 domain-containing protein, with the protein MSMADWRLQGDEFATCNCNWGCPCQFSARPTHGKCEAVVAMRVDQGHFNDISLAGLSWVGTFAWPGAIHEGNGSCQVFVDQNASEAQRQALLTILSGGETDPGSTVFQVFASTISTMHEPQFVPIELEVDVDSREARVNIPGVLHASGEPLRNPVSGAAQRARLVLPDGFEFTEAEMASGSYATENLVRIHSQNSHGHFAHLHFTGRGVVR; encoded by the coding sequence ATGAGCATGGCCGACTGGCGGCTGCAGGGTGACGAGTTCGCCACCTGCAACTGCAACTGGGGCTGCCCCTGCCAATTCAGCGCCCGTCCCACCCACGGCAAGTGCGAGGCGGTGGTGGCGATGCGCGTCGATCAGGGTCACTTCAACGACATTTCTCTCGCCGGCCTCAGCTGGGTCGGCACCTTCGCCTGGCCCGGCGCCATCCACGAAGGCAATGGCAGCTGCCAGGTGTTCGTCGATCAGAACGCCAGCGAGGCCCAGCGCCAGGCCTTGCTGACCATTCTCTCCGGCGGCGAAACCGATCCGGGCAGCACGGTGTTCCAGGTCTTCGCCAGCACCATCAGCACCATGCATGAGCCGCAGTTCGTGCCTATCGAGCTGGAAGTGGATGTCGACAGCCGCGAGGCGCGGGTGAACATCCCCGGCGTGCTGCACGCCAGCGGTGAACCACTGCGCAACCCGGTCAGCGGCGCCGCCCAGCGTGCGCGCCTGGTCTTGCCCGACGGCTTCGAATTCACCGAGGCGGAAATGGCCAGCGGCAGCTACGCCACCGAGAACCTGGTGCGCATCCACTCGCAGAACAGCCACGGGCATTTCGCCCACCTGCACTTCACCGGACGCGGCGTCGTGCGCTGA
- a CDS encoding LysE family translocator codes for MALHTWLIYLTAVIGLALTPGPNGLLALTHGALYGHRRTLWTICGGVCGFVILMALSMFGLAALLKASAEALTLLKWLGGAYLVWLGFQLWRAPPLHLGTVAPAAQKPGSVLLRQGLLSALSNPKVILFYGAFLPQFLDPAGDLWLQFAVMALTFALVEGLTEYLLARSAQRIRPWLERSGKGFNRCCGGLFALMGCALPLTR; via the coding sequence ATGGCCCTGCACACCTGGCTCATCTACCTCACCGCGGTCATCGGCCTGGCGCTGACACCGGGGCCCAACGGCCTGCTCGCCCTGACCCATGGCGCGCTGTATGGCCACCGCCGCACCCTGTGGACGATCTGCGGCGGGGTGTGCGGCTTTGTCATCCTCATGGCCCTGTCGATGTTCGGCCTCGCCGCCCTGCTCAAGGCCTCGGCTGAGGCGCTGACGCTGCTCAAGTGGCTTGGCGGCGCCTACCTGGTCTGGCTCGGCTTCCAGCTGTGGCGCGCCCCGCCCCTGCACCTGGGCACCGTCGCCCCGGCAGCGCAGAAACCCGGTTCGGTGCTGCTGCGCCAGGGCCTGCTGTCGGCGCTGTCCAACCCCAAGGTGATCCTGTTCTACGGCGCCTTCCTGCCACAGTTTCTCGACCCGGCGGGCGACCTGTGGCTGCAGTTCGCCGTGATGGCGCTGACCTTCGCCCTGGTCGAAGGCCTGACGGAATACCTCCTGGCCCGCTCCGCCCAGCGCATCCGCCCCTGGCTGGAGCGCAGCGGCAAGGGCTTCAACCGCTGCTGCGGCGGACTGTTCGCCCTGATGGGCTGCGCCCTGCCGCTGACCCGCTGA
- a CDS encoding DUF2182 domain-containing protein: MTAPSSADQSLPRSGQGWLLAGLLLLIALAWFELWRLGQAMAASDGMLAMAMMGMPMPWQLTDAVLMLAMWTVMMAAMMLPSALPMLLLYRLMLRRQGDARQTLALALFASAYLLVWSGFALLATLLQWQLDSLALLTPELRSNSTGLAAALLFGAGLYQWLPLKQACLRHCQGPVLFLVGHWRPGPSGAWRMGLHHGLYCLGCCWALMALLFVVGLMNLLWVAVLTAYVLLEKLLPAGPWLARGAGLLLMGWGLLVLWH, from the coding sequence ATGACCGCCCCATCGTCAGCCGACCAGTCCCTGCCGCGTAGCGGGCAGGGCTGGCTGCTGGCTGGCCTGCTGCTGCTCATTGCCCTGGCCTGGTTCGAGCTCTGGCGCCTGGGCCAGGCCATGGCCGCTTCCGACGGCATGCTGGCGATGGCCATGATGGGCATGCCGATGCCCTGGCAGCTGACCGATGCCGTTCTGATGCTGGCCATGTGGACGGTGATGATGGCGGCGATGATGCTGCCCAGCGCCCTGCCCATGCTGCTGCTCTACCGCCTGATGCTGCGCCGCCAGGGTGACGCTCGCCAGACCCTGGCCCTGGCCCTGTTCGCCAGCGCCTACCTGCTGGTCTGGAGCGGCTTTGCGCTGCTCGCCACCCTGCTGCAGTGGCAGCTCGACAGCCTGGCCCTGCTCACTCCGGAGCTGCGCAGCAACAGCACCGGGCTGGCCGCCGCCCTGCTGTTCGGCGCCGGCCTGTACCAGTGGCTGCCGCTCAAGCAGGCCTGTCTGCGCCATTGCCAGGGCCCGGTGCTGTTTCTCGTCGGCCACTGGCGCCCGGGCCCGAGCGGTGCCTGGCGCATGGGCCTGCACCACGGCCTGTATTGCCTGGGCTGCTGCTGGGCGCTGATGGCCCTGCTGTTCGTCGTCGGGCTGATGAACCTGCTGTGGGTCGCCGTACTGACTGCCTATGTACTGCTGGAAAAACTGCTACCCGCCGGCCCCTGGCTGGCCCGTGGCGCCGGTCTGCTGCTGATGGGCTGGGGCCTGCTGGTGCTGTGGCACTGA